One genomic segment of Erythrolamprus reginae isolate rEryReg1 chromosome 2, rEryReg1.hap1, whole genome shotgun sequence includes these proteins:
- the LOC139159847 gene encoding zinc finger protein 420-like: MEPGKLLDPPSDTSSPPKNHGRTHECSECGKSFSRRSRLLTHRKDHVGNRSSQGLEADKYFSGKNSKDLRSPPTIKAYACEECDLCFSHKTALIRHQKIHTGEKPYQCLECGKSFLRKGSLKIHERIHTGKKPYKCWECGKSFADKSYLGIHEKIHAGIKSYKCFECGKCFVNGSGLGKHLKIHTGEKNEKCLECGKCFTQKSHLERHQRIHTGERPYECTGCGRRFVDSCGLRKHQMCQKGEKLYECGELGESFFTPREVKNRERIHTGENPFKCEECGKCFSQKRYLGSHQRVHTGEKPYSCLECGKCFGDQKGLWRHHKTHTGEKPYQCIDCGRFYRRKSTLREHIKIHTGEKNYKCLECGRTFAQSSALRSHSRIHTGEKPHKCSVCNKCFSRKYHLFTHQRIHTGEKT, translated from the coding sequence GTCCCGTCTTTTGACCCACAGGAAGGACCATGTGGGAAATAGATCCAGTCAAGGTTTGGAGGCTGATAAATACTTCTCTGGGAAAAATTCCAAAGATCTCAGAAGCCCCCCAACAATAAAAGCCTATGCATGTGAAGAGTGTGATTTATGCTTTAGTCATAAAACAGCACTTATTAGACACCAGAAaatccacactggagagaaaccttatcaatgtctggaatgtggGAAATCTTTTCTTCGAAAAGGAAGTCTTAAAATCCACGAAAGAATCCACACAGGGAAGAAACCTTACAAGTGTTGGGAATGTGGGAAGAGCTTTGCTGATAAGTCATATCTTGGGATTCATGAGAAGATTCATGCAGGAATCAAATCTTACAAATGCTTTGAGTGTGGAAAATGTTTCGTCAACGGTTCTGGTCTGGGGAAACATTTGAAAatacacacaggggagaaaaacGAAAAGTGCCttgaatgtgggaaatgttttacccAGAAATCACATCTTGAGCGACATCAGAGAATTCACACTGGAGAGAGACCCTATGAATGCACAGGATGTGGGAGAAGATTTGTGGATTCTTGTGGGCTTCGGAAACACCAGATGTGTCAGAAAGGAGAAAAACTCTATGAATGTGGGGAGCTTGGGGAAAGTTTTTTTACACCAAGAGAGGTTAAGAATAGGGAGAGAATCCACACGGGAGAGAATCCATTCAAATGTGAGGAGTGTGGGAAATGTTTTTCCCAAAAAAGGTACCTTGGAAGCCATCAGAgggtccacacaggagagaagccctacAGCTGCCTAGAGTGTGGGAAATGCTTTGGAGACCAGAAAGGCCTTTGGAGACATCATAAAacccacacgggggagaaaccatatcaatgcatCGACTGTGGGAGATTTTATAGAAGGAAATCAACCCTTCGAGAGCATATAAAAATtcacacaggggaaaaaaactACAAATGTTTAGAATGTGGGAGAACGTTTGCTCAGTCATCTGCCCTTAGAAGTCACAGCCGAatccatacaggagagaaacctcacAAATGCTCAGTGTGCAATAAATGTTTTTCACGGAAATATCATCTTTTCACGCACCAGCGaatccacactggagaaaaaacataa
- the LOC139159851 gene encoding zinc finger protein 345-like has protein sequence MEPGKLLDPPSDISSTPKNHGRSHECSECGKSFARRSHLLTHRKDHVGNRSSQSLEAEKSFSGENSKDLRRPPTLKPFKCEECDLCFSKKSGLLTHQKIHTGEKPYQCLECGKSFLRIGNLKIHERIHTGEKPYKCWECGKSFSQKSSLWSHEKIHAGIKSYKCFECGKCFTQSRYLHNHAKTHRGEKNEKCLECGKCFASKSTLLRHQRIHTGERPYECTECERRFTLSANLKRHQRWHKGEKPHECGECGKSFVTQTDVKNHERIHTGEKPFKCEECGECFSRKEYLRTHQRVHTGEKPHSCLECGKCFGNKKDLRRHHKTHTGEKPYQCVDCGRFYSEKSNLRVHIKIHTGEKNYKCLDCGRTFACSSSFRRHSQIHTGEKPHKCSECDKCFSQKKSLVRHQRIHT, from the coding sequence ATGGAGCCTGGAAAACTCTTGGATCCCCCGTCAGACATAAGCAGCACCCCGAAAAACCACGGAAGAAGCCATGAATGCTCAGAGTGTGGGAAATCCTTTGCTCGCAGGTCCCACCTTTTGACTCACAGGAAGGACCATGTGGGAAACAGATCCAGTCAAAGTTTGGAGGCTGAGAAATCCTTCTCTGGGGAAAACTCCAAAGATCTCAGAAGGCCCCCAACATTAAAACCCTTTAAGTGTGAGGAATGTGACTTATGCTTTAGTAAAAAGTCAGGCCTTCTTACACATCAGAAAATCCACACCGGAGAGAAACCttatcaatgtctggaatgtggGAAATCTTTTCTTCGAATAGGAAATCTTAAAATCCACGagagaatccacacaggggagaagccttacAAGTGTTGGGAATGTGGGAAGAGCTTTTCTCAGAAATCAAGTCTTTGGTCCCATGAGAAGATTCATGCAGGAATCAAATCTTACAAATGCTTTgaatgtggaaaatgtttcacCCAGAGTCGGTATCTTCACAATCATGCGAAAACACACAGAGGGGAGAAAAACGAAAAGTGCCtcgaatgtgggaaatgttttgccTCAAAATCAACCCTGCTCCGACATCAGAGAATTCACACTGGAGAGAGACCCTATGAATGCACAGAATGTGAGAGAAGATTTACGCTTTCTGCTAACCTCAAGAGACACCAGAGGTGGCACAAAGGAGAAAAACCCCATGAATGCggggagtgtgggaaaagttttgttACACAAACAGATGTTAAGAATCACGAGAGAATCCACACGGGAGAGAAGCCATTCAAATGTGAGGAGTGTGGGGAATGCTTTTCCCGAAAAGAATACCTCAGAACCCATCAGAgggtccacacaggagagaagccacacAGCTGCCTAGAATGTGGAAAATGCTTTGGGAACAAGAAGGATCTTCGGAGACATCATaaaacccacacaggggagaaaccatatcaatGTGTCGACTGTGGAAGATTTTATAGTGAGAAATCAAATCTTCGAGTGCATATAAAAATTCACACGGGGGAAAAAAACTACAAATGTTTAGACTGTGGGAGAACATTTGCTTGTTCATCTTCCTTTAGACGTCACAGTCAAatccatacaggagagaaacctcacAAATGCTCAGAGTGTGATAAATGTTTTTCCCAGAAAAAGTCTCTTGTGAGGCATCAGCGAATCCACACTTGA